DNA sequence from the Centroberyx gerrardi isolate f3 chromosome 22, fCenGer3.hap1.cur.20231027, whole genome shotgun sequence genome:
TGTGATGTACTTAAGTCAGTAACGAATCTGTCAGTATAATTTGCCACTGAAATGGATTGTTTTCACTTACCTGTGACTGTTACTAGTTTTATTCATTGTTTACAAGCTGTATGTGTTCTGCTCAATAAGTCCATTCTCATTTGTATGACCTGAACAGGGGAAACTGGTGGGGTCACAGCCCTTACAAACATGGAACCCCATGCTCTGCCTGTCCCCCCAGCTATGGAGGAGGCTGCAAGGACAACGTCTGCtacaaaggtgtgtgtgcgtgtgtgtgtgtgtgtgtgtgtgagagagagagagagagcaaaatagagaaaaatagagagagcaTGTTTTATAGATGAACATTCAGAAATCTTGAGGAAACATGTTCTTATTTGACACTGTTTTTTGTGACTCTACTTAAAGATGATGGCTCCAACATTCCTCAAGAGGAAACGGAAGAAAACAACTTCATAGAACCAGAGGCCCCCCGTACTCCGCAGAAGCCCCGGCCCCGGGCCCCCAAGCCTGAAAAACCTGAGCCTCCCAGTCTCCCCGCCCCAGCCCCCACCAAGCCCCCCACAGAGGACCTGGAAAAGAATGAAGTGGTCAACACACAGCAGATGTGTAAGCTGCCATTTAACTGTTTATTCTGGATCTAGTTTCATCTCAAAATGGGGGGTGTAGGATCTGGTTTTAGGGGTGGGAGGTGCGGAGAATAGTAGGAAGTATAGCATGGGATCCAGAGGAACAAAGTAGTTTTTCAAAATCTAGTCAAAACTTAGGAATTTGTGAATAGCTCCCCCCTTATTGTTGATCAAGCAAAAATGGATAacgagtgtaaaaaaaaaaaaaggccttgaACGGAAACGTTTTTCTTGCAATTTATCTCAAATTGCCTTGATGTTCTGCAGCTTTTATCTGTCAACTCGCTGATTAGCCCTGACAGTTTTTGAAGTGTACTTAATATTGCAAGTCACTCTTTGGAGCAGGGAGGGGAGTTCTATTTTAGCGTGAtctcctgagtgtgtgtttgcttttggCCGGCTGAGAAGGGTTGAGGGGTGAGAGGGGCTGGCTGTGGTTTTTAAATGGCTTCCTCTCTCCAGCGAAGGGGCCTGGGCCTGTAAGCTGAGACAGTTCCTGTAGTACTGCTGACCACCCTGAACCCTGCTGCAGGAATTCCTCTCTTTGGTTCTTAAAGCATCACAAGAATAGTCTTCACTGGGCTTCACTCAACGTTCAGAAACAAGGTGTCTGCTTCAGGACAGCCCATTGCTGCATGATGGTTCCTGTATGAGTACTCAAACGCctagtgtttgtgtttatgtgtttcagGTCAGCTTGTGACCTGTGACACTAAGCTACGAGATCAGTGTAAAGGAACACCATGTAATAGGTACAGTAAGGATGAAATGAGATAAGATTACCACAACAACACATAGAAGGAAAGactttttcacttcatcagAGTTATTGGTGAAGAATGCTAATATTCTCTGATGCCTTCTGTATGCATGTACAGGTATGAGTGTCCAGCTGGATGCCTAGATGCTACAGGAAAAGTTGTTGGGACAGTGTACTATGAAATGGTGAGTACACTTTTTAGTTGATGCATAAATCCATGGGCTGAGTAATCCAAATGATGTGGGGTGACAGGGTGGACAAGTGGTTTgtgagactgtcctgtaactggaTGGGTGCAGGTTCAGTCCCTACAATGTCctcgagcaagacactgaacccctacctgctcacttatTGTGTCAGTTAAATGCCTGCAATGTAAATGATGTTGTCAATAAAGTGGAGTTTGTTTTATCTGATTTTGCAGCAATCCAGTGTGTGCAGAGCTGGTCTACATGCTGGCGTCATAGACAAtgatggaggatggatggatgtaacTAGACAAGGAAGAAAGGACTTCTTCATTAAATCCAACAAGAATGGAGTCCAGTCTCTAGGGTAAGGGCATAATATTTAGGACATTGCCACAAAATTATACCAATGAAAGAGCCATATTGGTAAAATATACTGAAAATGAACattaactgaaaataatgttgtgtcatgtgtgtgttctctcttgACAGAAAATATCAGAGTGCTAATGCCTTCGTAGTTTCCAGAGTTACAGGTTAGTCTGACAATTACATGACACTGTAATTATatagaaaaacacaaattgatGAGCTGTGTTGAAATTGTGTTGGTTGACATAGAGCGTTTTTCTTTCTCATAGTCAAAGCCATCACATGTGAGACCACAGTTGCACAGCTGTGTCCATACCAAAAGCCTGTAAAACATTGTCCAAGGTAGGAACCTGACTccttgtctgtctacctgcctgcctgATGGTCTCTTTCATAACATAAGGCCTCATCCTCATGTCTTTTCAACTCATTACACATTTATAACTGTTCTCTTTTCAGATTATACTGCCCAAGAAACTGTATGGAAGAGAATCCTCATATATCCAGAGTAATTGGCACCAGAATATACTCTGATGTAAGTCCCTCGTTATGAACTTGAATGGGTAAAACCTATTTACCCATTAGAGTTATCTCATTTGTCCCATTGACGCAGAGACAGTGGAGTGGTCACACAACTGAATCAACATCTCTCAAGCTTTCCCTTTTCTATTGCATGCCTCTGCAGAAGTCCAGTGTATGCCGGGCAGCGGTCCACGCTGGAGTGATCAGGAGTGATGTGGGTGGTTACATCGACGTGATGCCGGTGGACAAGCGGAAACAGTACATTGCCTCGTACCAAAACGGCATTTTCTCCGAGAGGTACGGGATGGCGCGTGGCTAATCCACTAGTAGCTAAGCTGACCCGAGTGGCTAGCGTGCGTCAGCAGCACGTTTAACTAAACCCTCAgggaaaaatagagagaaagaaccCCCCCAGAAAGAAAATAGTTAGAGTAAAATGCTATTGTAGCCTGAAATGAAATGCACAGTGAGTTGGGACTTTGCAATGTGCATTTTAGGGGATTTTCATTCATATTGGATGAACAGTTAATGAACTATAgccattttttcagttttatttttattgttttcagaGTAAATtagaaaacaataacaacagtgtGATGCAGAAAATTCACAttcaaaattcattcattccccacccaccaccccgaTAGTAACAGCAAAGGAGACACTTTAAGCCTTATAATAACAgttatagcaataataataatatagaatCCTCAATGGCAATgaaagagacaaaataaatgcaaatgaaaatagaaataaaaaaaataaaataaaacaggacaTCTCTGGTATACTGTCATGGAAACTGGGAGAGTAATGGGTATGTCAGAAGTCTAATTTAAAACTTGGGAGGAAAGTAAAGGGCTGATCTCACTAGAGTTTAGTGAAGAGGCGCGAGAAATAAATGGCTCACAGGTAGAGAGAAATTTATCCACTCTGCCCTCCCTTGTGTACCTAATCTTTTCAAGATGCAGGCAGTTCATTAGATCTCTCATCCAATGTATACGGGAGGGTAGATTAGCACGCTTCCAGTTTATAAGAATTAATTGCTTAGCAATTAGAGTAGAGAAGATGAGCATGCCCTTATGTAGATGAAAAAGGTCTGCCAGAAAGAATGCAGAGCAGAGAAAAGCCAAAACATATGCAT
Encoded proteins:
- the LOC139922418 gene encoding cysteine-rich secretory protein LCCL domain-containing 1-like, with translation MRRVSRDWLRGVSLLLLLQNAVSMVMPPNSTGWEQLLDKYLDEEGDWWEAKQRGKRAITDSDAQLILDLHNKLRGQVYPPASNMEYMVWDTELERTAEEWAETCLWEHGPAGLLPQIGQNLGAHWGRYRPPTFHVQAWYDEVKDYSFPYPQECDPYCPFRCSGPVCTHYTQLVWATSSRIGCAINLCYNMNVWGQIWAKAVYLVCNYSPKGNWWGHSPYKHGTPCSACPPSYGGGCKDNVCYKDDGSNIPQEETEENNFIEPEAPRTPQKPRPRAPKPEKPEPPSLPAPAPTKPPTEDLEKNEVVNTQQMCQLVTCDTKLRDQCKGTPCNRYECPAGCLDATGKVVGTVYYEMQSSVCRAGLHAGVIDNDGGWMDVTRQGRKDFFIKSNKNGVQSLGKYQSANAFVVSRVTVKAITCETTVAQLCPYQKPVKHCPRLYCPRNCMEENPHISRVIGTRIYSDKSSVCRAAVHAGVIRSDVGGYIDVMPVDKRKQYIASYQNGIFSESLQNPPGGKAFRVFAVI